In Deinococcus puniceus, one genomic interval encodes:
- a CDS encoding DUF420 domain-containing protein has product MAETINQWAVITIVLSGVALCFGVFFIRNHNREAHMRAMILASSFATIFLVLYLTRLGLGYEKRYAGPDTWRTAYYVLLISHIILATLNLPLALGALWNAYKGLKAAKNLSNIDAPVARGFFNKHRAWVRWTVPVWLYVAVTGWIIYLVLGQYGEVIKG; this is encoded by the coding sequence ATGGCGGAAACTATCAACCAGTGGGCGGTCATTACCATCGTCCTCAGCGGCGTCGCGCTTTGCTTTGGCGTGTTCTTTATTCGCAATCACAACCGCGAAGCACATATGCGGGCCATGATCTTGGCCAGTAGCTTTGCCACCATTTTTCTGGTGCTGTACTTGACCCGCCTCGGCCTCGGCTACGAAAAGAGATACGCAGGCCCCGACACGTGGCGCACGGCCTATTACGTGCTGCTGATCAGCCACATCATTCTGGCCACCCTGAACTTGCCGCTGGCCTTGGGTGCCCTCTGGAACGCCTATAAGGGGCTGAAGGCCGCCAAAAATTTGAGCAATATCGACGCGCCCGTTGCCCGTGGCTTCTTCAACAAACACCGGGCATGGGTGCGCTGGACAGTGCCAGTCTGGCTGTATGTGGCGGTCACAGGCTGGATCATCTATCTGGTGCTGGGGCAGTACGGCGAGGTCATCAAGGGGTAA
- the panB gene encoding 3-methyl-2-oxobutanoate hydroxymethyltransferase encodes MKRSVPDLMTAAEPLVMVTAYDYPGGIHAERGGADLILVGDSLGNVVLGYDSTAPVTLNDMIHHARAVRRGAQATFLVVDLPFGTYHTGVTDAMRAAVRVIQETGADAVKMEGATPEVLDVVRVLSRNGIPVMGHVGLMPQTATAQGGLKVQGKDEESARRTVDGAQALQDAGAFAVVLEAIPARLARLITERLTVPTIGIGAGVHCKGQVLVYHDLLGLYEGDEKKLAKRYAELGRDAREAIAAYAAEVRAGQFPTKEQSFVMKDDVLGKLY; translated from the coding sequence ATGAAACGCAGTGTGCCCGACCTGATGACCGCCGCCGAACCGCTGGTGATGGTCACGGCTTACGACTATCCCGGCGGAATACACGCCGAGCGGGGCGGGGCCGATCTGATTCTGGTGGGCGACAGCCTCGGCAACGTGGTGCTGGGCTACGACTCCACCGCGCCCGTGACACTAAACGACATGATTCACCATGCCCGCGCCGTGCGCCGGGGAGCGCAGGCCACCTTTTTGGTGGTAGATCTGCCGTTTGGCACGTACCACACCGGAGTCACCGACGCGATGCGGGCCGCCGTGCGCGTGATTCAGGAAACGGGGGCCGACGCCGTGAAGATGGAAGGGGCCACCCCCGAGGTGCTGGACGTGGTGCGCGTGCTGAGCCGCAACGGCATTCCGGTGATGGGCCACGTGGGCCTGATGCCCCAGACCGCCACCGCGCAGGGCGGCCTGAAGGTGCAGGGCAAAGACGAGGAAAGCGCCCGCCGCACCGTAGACGGCGCACAAGCCTTGCAGGACGCCGGAGCCTTTGCGGTAGTGCTGGAGGCCATTCCCGCCCGTTTGGCCCGCCTGATCACCGAGCGCCTGACCGTGCCCACCATCGGCATCGGCGCGGGCGTGCATTGCAAGGGTCAGGTGCTGGTGTACCACGACCTGCTGGGCCTCTACGAGGGCGACGAAAAGAAGCTGGCTAAGCGCTATGCCGAACTGGGACGGGACGCCCGCGAAGCCATTGCGGCCTATGCCGCCGAAGTCCGGGCCGGGCAGTTTCCGACCAAAGAGCAGAGCTTTGTGATGAAGGATGACGTGCTGGGCAAGTTGTATTAG